One Diospyros lotus cultivar Yz01 chromosome 1, ASM1463336v1, whole genome shotgun sequence genomic window carries:
- the LOC127807650 gene encoding actin-depolymerizing factor 2-like: protein MNHHHDMIFRAQSHRIPKRLDKKRDCHFLRIQVSPAFKFQLYFSLSLSLSLSPSNIVLCPNLFPDNICSGQSIFSNHAMANAASGMAVHDDCKLKFLELKAKRTYRFIVFKIEEKQKQVVVEKVGEPANSYEDFTASLPADECRYAVYDYDFVTQENVQKSRIFFIAWSPDTSRVRSKMIYASSKDRFKRELDGIQVELQATDPTEIGLDVIKSRADK from the exons ATGAACCACCATCATGATATGATATTTAGAGCGCAGAGCCACCGAATACCAAAAAGGCTTGATAAAAAAAGAGACTGCCATTTCCTCCGAATCCAAGTCTCTCCTGCTTTCAAGTTTCaactttatttctctctctctctctctctctctctctctccgtcaAATATCGTCTTGTGCCCTAATCTTTTTCCCGATAATATCTGTTCTGGTCAATCGATCTTCTCCAATCACGCCATG GCAAATGCAGCATCTGGGATGGCTGTGCATGATGATTGCAAGCTTAAATTTTTGGAGTTGAAGGCAAAAAGAACTTACCGATTCATAGTTTTCAAGATTGAGGAGAAGCAGAAGCAGGTGGTTGTGGAAAAAGTTGGCGAGCCAGCTAATAGCTACGAGGACTTCACTGCAAGTCTTCCTGCTGACGAGTGTCGGTATGCCGTATATGATTATGACTTTGTGACACAGGAGAATGTCCAAAAGAGCAGGATTTTCTTCATTGCGTG gTCACCTGATACATCACGGGTGAGAAGCAAGATGATTTATGCAAGTTCCAAGGACAGATTTAAGAGGGAACTAGATGGTATTCAAGTAGAGCTGCAAGCTACGGACCCAACTGAGATCGGCCTCGATGTCATCAAAAGCCGTGcagataaataa
- the LOC127807641 gene encoding uncharacterized protein LOC127807641: MDISVQYADPVKEDLISCNDWGQLWSNCKRGGGNADSLVAELGTALEDALVLLSTSAPPLEGADISDLEKKNESEELIIDQDKTLPATSENKLGVHDVLPCSSSMLCCDAPVSSKDENYEISHNASDGKSSMDFGKPSSGATIVSLPTSLKLVSAMKGSREKQGLHTGKLSVNWAPDVYEPPHTSQSHTVTSHNQYAGYMSKKSHRHKSKRKGKSPRSRNTEKK; encoded by the exons ATGGATATCTCAGTTCAGTATGCTGATCCAGTCAAGGAAGATTTAATAAGCTGTAATGACTGGGGACAGTTGTGGAGTAACTGTAAGCGAGGTGGTGGCAATGCTGATAGTTTAGTGGCAGAGCTTGGAACTGCTCTTGAAGATGCTCTAGTTTTGCTATCTACTTCAGCTCCGCCCTTGGAGGGGGCTGACATTAGTGATTtagaaaagaagaatgaaagtgAGGAATTGATTATTGATCAAGACAAAACCCTTCCTGCAACATCTGAAAATAAATTGGGAGTGCATGATGTGTTACCTTGCTCTAGCAGTATGCTTTGCTGTGATGCTCCTGTTAGCAGTAAAGACGAGAATTACGAGATATCACATAATGCATCTGATGGAAAAAGTTCCATGGACTTTGGCAAGCCATCCAGCGGCGCGACTATTGTGTCTCTTCCT ACTTCTTTGAAGCTTGTCTCTGCCATGAAAGGTAGTCGTGAGAAACAAGGGCTGCATACTGGAAAGCTGAGCGTCAATTGGGCTCCTGATGTTTACGAGCCACCTCATACATCCCAATCTCATACTGTCACAAGCCACAACCAGTATGCTGGCTACATGTCCAAGAAGAGTCACCGGCACAAATCCAAAAGGAAGGGAAAATCTCCGCGAAGCCGCAACACCGAGAAAAAGTAA